Proteins encoded within one genomic window of Apis mellifera strain DH4 linkage group LG1, Amel_HAv3.1, whole genome shotgun sequence:
- the LOC102655819 gene encoding extensin — translation MPRGKMTISLLCVLLLIGREARAVVNKAQFKTTANNEEEKRNEIKADDRISNSYGPPSDDYGPPLGSGSKGPAPVYGPPELVGDHGPTPIYPPPPPDVPPPPAYGPPLSSYGPPRNVKPPKQTFAPPLPPLPTKLAFASLKLHHHGPPKQQYGPPYSSFPSSLRPPKPHYGPPFKFANSLSNTHYVSVGSNAKPSHGPTIPLSFDTYEVLPQKVAVQFVPQSANHDHGPPPLAAADLYGPPPPAVVVPPPGVPAPPTPPDIKYDGWQPIAGSSSSSSDHRQAGNGVQVYGAPTIDEHKALEGLSSAGHVQQSAGNGLENSQNVPSDSYGVPIHSPEAQDLKSSVKSGSSSNKGLPPPPLPEYEPFHNERPPHEDHRTSGAQQGQPSNPRYEPAANADPLSLVKTVGFELLPTVPSLAADPLAGPASFPVLKLPLLDPALHPTAPDAPRSFQNPANDLSQLSVNALSNNYGPPPPLPFAPKLNSIESGIPLPPPPSLLDSYGSPPPSSYSPNGPYPSPEPPARPPSSFSSFGLHSSTLYKQTLHHHRPPPPRHPLSPPASLVPPRNREPVKFKEFPPIPTGLLTNLNRYFPPPPPRHEQAKSPNAAHLPPPALSSAAFVEQQQLPSLHAPLAFNKALPDPPIAAPNARYGTPLSFGGFNTPAPVLTYGAPNFGPASSFVSTSTGFGNNLYDGLGNGATATYGTPVVNSPLSTGGGHDCGFHRYSGLDGDGATTAAAFNEAAAAAAAVFASPPLAQLALRDYHQPRAELRDSYGAAIGVSYADNALSSSQSVELANSLLSPPPAPESGENRSREEARNEVDQFLNTQEGSEALSLAAKGLVVNGGDGFEVQGSKGTYTLQIQAADGGFGTENSDGSVRHDQVLSNGLLQDILAAIEQPDQGQVLRVQGRPEAQQLQRVYGEDAIGTKDGEGRYVERAGERKDAKLQGEGRGDGSGPIESASESARKEAVALFFDNRYGDGARKEVRSVGENDRNADQTSASS, via the exons ATGCCACGAGGAAAG ATGACAATTTCTCTGCTCTGCGTCCTGTTGCTGATCGGACGCGAAGCTCGCGCGGTGGTTAACAAAGCGCAGTTCAAGACGACGGCCAACAACGAGGAAGAGAAGCGGAACGAGATCAAGGCCGACGACAGGATAAGCAACTCGTACGGTCCACCTTCGGACGATTACGGGCCCCCTCTCGGCTCGGGCTCGAAGGGGCCCGCGCCGGTCTACGGCCCCCCGGAGCTGGTCGGCGATCACGGACCAACGCCTATATATCCACCGCCGCCACCGGACGTTCCTCCGCCCCCTGCGTACGGGCCGCCATTGTCCTCCTACGGACCACCGCGAAACGTCAAGCCGCCGAAACAAACTTTcgccccccctctccctcccctgcCCACCAAGCTGGCCTTCGCCTCGCTCAAACTTCACCACCACGGTCCACCCAAGCAGCAGTACGGCCCACCCTACTCCTCTTTCCCGTCCTCCTTGAGGCCCCCGAAACCCCACTACGGCCCACCCTTCAAATTCGCCAACTCCCTTTCCAACACCCACTACGTATCCGTGGGGTCGAACGCGAAACCGTCTCACGGCCCCACCATCCCTCTGTCGTTCGACACGTACGAGGTACTCCCCCAAAAAGTGGCGGTCCAGTTCGTTCCCCAGTCGGCGAACCACGACCACGGACCTCCGCCGCTCGCCGCTGCCGATCTCTACGGACCGCCGCCTCCAGCCGTCGTCGTCCCGCCACCCGGCGTCCCGGCACCGCCGACACCCCCCGACATCAAGTACGACGGTTGGCAACCGATCGCGggatcgtcgtcgtcgtcgtcggatCATCGACAGGCCGGGAACGGCGTGCAGGTGTACGGCGCGCCGACGATCGACGAGCACAAGGCTTTGGAGGGGTTGTCGTCGGCGGGCCACGTTCAACAGTCGGCGGGCAACGGACTCGAGAATTCGCAGAACGTGCCCAGCGACTCTTACGGCGTGCCGATCCACAGCCCGGAGGCGCAAGACTTGAAGAGCTCGGTCAAGTCAGGGTCGAGCAGCAACAAAGGTTTGCCGCCTCCGCCGTTGCCCGAGTACGAGCCGTTCCACAACGAGAGACCGCCCCACGAGGATCATCGTACGAGCGGCGCGCAACAAGGCCAGCCGTCGAATCCGCGCTACGAGCCGGCCGCGAACGCGGACCCCCTCTCCCTCGTCAAAACCGTCGGATTCGAGCTGCTGCCCACCGTCCCGTCCCTCGCCGCCGACCCCCTCGCCGGCCCTGCCTCGTTCCCCGTTTTGAAACTCCCGCTCCTCGATCCCGCCCTCCACCCCACCGCCCCGGACGCCCCGCGCTCCTTCCAGAATCCGGCCAACGATTTGTCCCAGCTGTCGGTCAACGCTTTGTCCAATAACTACGGCCCTCCGCCACCCCTCCCCTTCGCCCCCAAGTTGAACTCCATCGAGTCTGGAATACCCCTGCCCCCGCCCCCCTCGCTCCTCGACTCCTACGGTTCGCCGCCGCCCTCCTCCTACTCGCCCAACGGCCCTTACCCCTCGCCCGAGCCCCCGGCCCGCCcgccctcctccttctcctccttcggCCTCCACTCCTCCACCCTCTACAAGCAGACCTTGCACCACCACCGACCCCCTCCCCCCAGGCACCCCCTCTCGCCCCCGGCCTCCCTCGTTCCGCCCAGGAACCGGGAACCCGTCAAGTTCAAGGAATTTCCGCCGATCCCAACCGGCTTGCTGACCAACCTGAACCGATATTtcccgccgccgccgccgagGCACGAACAGGCCAAATCTCCCAACGCGGCGCACCTCCCCCCGCCCGCCCTCTCCTCCGCCGCGTTCGTCGAGCAGCAACAGCTGCCCTCCCTCCACGCCCCGCTCGCCTTCAACAAAGCCCTCCCCGACCCGCCGATAGCCGCCCCGAACGCCCGCTACGGGACGCCGTTGTCCTTCGGCGGCTTCAACACCCCGGCCCCCGTGCTCACGTACGGCGCGCCCAACTTCGGCCCCGCGTCCTCCTTCGTCTCCACCTCCACCGGATTCGGCAACAACTTGTACGACGGCCTCGGGAACGGCGCCACCGCCACTTACGGCACGCCGGTAGTCAACTCGCCGTTGTCCACCGGTGGCGGCCACGATTGCGGCTTCCACCGGTACTCGGGCCTGGACGGCGACGGGGCGACCACGGCCGCGGCGTTCAACGAGGCCGCGGCCGCGGCCGCCGCCGTCTTCGCCTCCCCGCCCCTCGCCCAGCTCGCCCTTCGCGATTACCACCAGCCCAGGGCCGAGCTGAGGGACAGCTACGGGGCGGCGATAGGCGTGAGCTACGCGGACAACGCGCTGTCGAGCAGCCAGTCGGTCGAGCTCGCCAACTCGCTTCTCTCGCCGCCCCCCGCCCCCGAGAGCGGCGAGAATCGGTCGAGGGAGGAGGCGAGGAACGAGGTGGACCAGTTCCTCAACACCCAGGAGGGAAGCGAGGCCCTCTCCCTGGCGGCCAAGGGCCTGGTCGTCAACGGGGGGGACGGGTTCGAGGTCCAAGGCTCCAAGGGGACGTACACGTTGCAGATCCAGGCGGCAGACGGGGGATTCGGGACCGAGAACTCGGACGGGAGCGTGAGGCACGACCAGGTGTTGTCCAACGGCCTCCTCCAGGATATCCTCGCGGCCATCGAGCAGCCCGACCAGGGGCAAGTGCTGCGGGTGCAAGGTCGGCCGGAGGCGCAGCAATTGCAACGCGTGTACGGCGAGGACGCGATCGGGACCAAGGACGGGGAGGGGCGTTACGTCGAGCGGGCAGGCGAGAGGAAAGATGCGAAGCTGCAGGGGGAGGGTCGAGGCGACGGGAGCGGGCCGATCGAGTCGGCCAGCGAGTCCGCGAGAAAGGAGGCCGTCGCTCTTTTCTTCGACAATCGGTACGGCGACGGGGCGAGGAAGGAGGTAAGATCGGTGGGCGAGAACGATCGAAACGCCGACCAAACTTCCGCGTCTTCCTAG
- the LOC100577577 gene encoding peritrophin-1, which translates to MKAFFIFLIAVFMVYVNSDQNLKPQCPEDLNENNTMIVHPCNCSTFFVCTTDPPIPMDCPAGLQFDEKKQVCDFKWRVKCKPRKECPKNADLLNGL; encoded by the exons ATGAAAG CCTTCTTCATCTTTCTTATCGCTGTGTTCATGGTCTACGTAAACTCTGATCAAAATCTGAAACCACAGTGCCCTGAAGATTTAAATGAGAACAACACGATGATCGTACACCCGTGCAACTGTAGCACGTTCTTCGTGTGCACCACGGATCCACCAATTCCCATGGATTGCCCGGCTGGTCTTCAATTCGACGAGAAGAAACAAGTTTGCGACTTCAAATGGCGCGTGAAATGCAAACCGAGAAAGGAATGCCCGAAGAACGCAGATTTATTGAACGGATTGTAA